In Zingiber officinale cultivar Zhangliang chromosome 1A, Zo_v1.1, whole genome shotgun sequence, a genomic segment contains:
- the LOC122011940 gene encoding shaggy-related protein kinase kappa-like, with protein MNPNYSEFKFPCMKGHPWHKFFANFVPPEAIDLVSTLFQYSPNLRLTALEACSHPFFDELRDPDTCLLSGKPLPPLFNFTFKELESASPELVRRLLPEH; from the exons ATGAACCCAAATTATTCAGAATTCAAATTTCCATGCATGAAAGGTCACCCTTGGCATAAG TTTTTTGCAAATTTTGTACCCCCCGAGGCAATTGATCTTGTGTCAACACTATTTCAATACTCACCTAATTTGCGTCTTACAGCG TTGGAGGCCTGCTCTCATCCATTCTTTGATGAATTGAGAGATCCTGACACATGTTTGCTTAGTGGCAAACCTCTTCCTCCTTTATTCAACTTCACATTTAAAG AGCTTGAAAGCGCTTCTCCTGAACTAGTTCGACGCCTCCTACCCGAGCATTGA